A single region of the Stigmatopora argus isolate UIUO_Sarg chromosome 6, RoL_Sarg_1.0, whole genome shotgun sequence genome encodes:
- the LOC144075198 gene encoding uncharacterized protein LOC144075198, translated as MVKKIKPTTRIIQRWTEETSMVLRDCFETTDWEVLCNSHGNDIDSLTACITDYINFCVENIVPSKKVRCFSNNKPWVTRDLRALLNKKKRAFRSGEKESLKMVQKELKREIRKGKTIYRRKLENQVQRGNTKEVWRNLGTISGHGGNSEIDPESGGREWANELNQFFNRFSPAPTPLTPETRSNAPPSFSSSSSSSSSPSSTGLCITVDQVIKQLKKIEARKATGPDGLSSRLLRECADQLGIVILHIFYLSLSLQKVPTLWKTSCVVPVPKTAYPREPNHFRPVALTSHLIKTLERIILNHLSPLMNAELDPLQFAYRPGIGVEDATTYLMHKVIQSNPIQIKAGHIIQLNADTLSNPRSIVMK; from the coding sequence atggtgaagaaaataaaacctaccacgaggatcatacaaagatggaccgaggagaccagcatggtactgagggactgttttgagaccactgactgggaggtgctgtgcaactcacatggtaatgacattgacagcttgaccgcctgcatcacagattatattaacttctgtgttgagaacattgtaccctccaagaaggtccgttgtttctccaacaataagccgtgggtcaccagggatctaagggccctcctgaacaagaagaagagggcttttaggtctggggagaaagagagcctgaaaatggtccaaaaggagctgaagagagagataaggaagggtaagaccatctacaggaggaagctggagaaccaagtccagagaggcaacaccaaagaggtctggaggaacttggggactatttcgggccatggaggcaacagcgagatagacccggagtctggcggcagggagtgggccaatgaactgaatcagttctttaacagattcagtcctgcccccactcccctgacccccgaGACCAggagcaacgctcccccctcgttctcctcctcctcctcctcctcttcctccccctcttccaccggtctctgcattactgtcgatcaggtgataaaacagctaaagaagatcgaggcaaggaaggctaccggtccagacggcctcagctccagactactgagagagtgtgcggatcagcttggtatagtgattctgcatattttctacctcagcctcagtctgcagaaggtccccaccttgtggaaaacttcctgtgtggtcccagttcctaaaactgcgtaccccagggagccaaaccacttcaggccggtagcattaacctctcacctgatcaagacattggagagaatcatcctcaatcacctcagccccctgatgaatgcagagctggaccctctgcagttcgcctatcgtccaggtattggtgtggaagatgctaccacctacctgatgcataaagttatccaatccaatccaatccaaattaagGCAGGACACATAATCCAActcaatgcagacacactttcCAATCCAAGAAGTATAGTAATGAAGTAG